In a single window of the Luteibacter rhizovicinus DSM 16549 genome:
- a CDS encoding SDR family NAD(P)-dependent oxidoreductase, whose amino-acid sequence MTSSTPSPKGTALITGASAGIGAIYADRLAKRGYDLILVARNADRLNALSTRLTAETGRSVSTVAADLNDRAGLSKIENLLRDDKSITVLVNNAGVGSIASVLDGNVDAMEGMIALNITALTRLTYTVAPAFVARASGTIINISSAVGIAVEALNGVYSASKSYVLSFGHALQRDLADKGVRIQTVLPAATATEFWDVAGYAKQKEAASTMTAEDLVDAALAGLDQGELVTIPTLQDGDDWTRWEAGRRALAPKFGNAKPAPRYGISSTSQA is encoded by the coding sequence ATGACCTCCTCAACCCCATCCCCCAAAGGCACGGCACTGATCACCGGCGCATCCGCCGGCATTGGTGCTATCTACGCCGACCGACTGGCCAAGCGCGGCTACGACCTGATCCTGGTGGCCCGCAATGCCGATCGCCTGAATGCGCTATCCACCCGTTTGACCGCGGAGACAGGCCGTTCGGTGAGCACGGTCGCGGCTGATCTCAACGACAGGGCCGGTCTGTCGAAGATCGAGAACCTTCTTCGCGACGACAAGAGCATCACCGTCTTGGTGAACAACGCCGGCGTCGGCTCAATCGCCTCGGTACTCGACGGTAACGTCGACGCCATGGAAGGGATGATCGCCCTGAACATCACGGCGCTGACCCGCCTGACCTATACCGTGGCACCGGCCTTCGTCGCCAGAGCTTCCGGCACGATCATCAACATCAGCTCGGCCGTCGGTATTGCGGTCGAGGCGTTGAACGGCGTCTACAGTGCGTCGAAGTCCTACGTTCTGAGCTTCGGCCATGCGCTGCAGCGCGACCTAGCCGACAAGGGCGTGCGGATCCAGACCGTCCTGCCGGCGGCAACCGCTACCGAATTCTGGGATGTTGCCGGCTATGCCAAGCAGAAAGAAGCCGCAAGCACGATGACGGCCGAAGACCTCGTCGATGCAGCGCTGGCCGGCCTCGACCAGGGCGAGCTGGTGACGATTCCCACGCTGCAGGACGGTGACGACTGGACGCGCTGGGAAGCCGGCCGACGTGCCCTAGCACCGAAGTTTGGGAATGCCAAGCCTGCGCCGCGGTATGGGATCTCGTCGACAAGCCAGGCCTGA